A stretch of Aspergillus nidulans FGSC A4 chromosome VI DNA encodes these proteins:
- a CDS encoding mannitol dehydrogenase family protein (transcript_id=CADANIAT00010285), translating to MPPLKLNSKNLAAILNAGKGQIKVPTYPRNGAVKEGIVHIGVGGFHRAHLAVYIDRLMQNHGVTDYAIAGVGLTPFDKKMRDILRSQDHLYTVIERSAKGSFANVVGSINSFLFAPDDREAVVAKMAHPDTHIVSLTITESGYYYNENTHELVSEHPDIQFDLDPANEKTPRTTFGFLYAALARRFKQGLNPFTVMSCDNMQKNGAITRHMLESFARLRNPEIAEWISKKGHFPNAMVDRITPQTAPADITALANDFGIQDDWPVVTEPFMDWVIEDHFCDGRPPFEKVGVKVVKDLRAVEEYEKHKLRLLNGSHSAIGYAGQLAGFQYVHEVLQNDTYKKFLWQMMQEEVKPLLPEIPGVDIDEYCRTLIERFSNPTIKDQLPRICLNASGKIPQFIMPSIAEAIWVTGPFRRLCFVAAAWFRYLHGVDDAGNKFDIEDPMLEELQAKAKAGGLEPHEILSIKSLFGDDLRGDKRFLQEITTAMQLIDRDGVLKTMPKYVD from the coding sequence ATGCCCCCCCTCAAGCTCAACAGCAAGAACCTCGCCGCGATCCTGAACGCCGGCAAGGGCCAGATTAAGGTCCCTACCTACCCTCGCAATGGCGCCGTCAAGGAAGGTATTGTCCAtatcggcgtcggcggcttcCACCGAGCCCATTTGGCCGTCTATATCGACCGGCTGATGCAGAACCACGGCGTCACTGACTATGCGATCGCCGGTGTTGGTCTGACCCCCTTTGACAAGAAGATGCGCGATATCCTCAGGTCTCAAGACCACCTCTACACCGTCATCGAGCGATCGGCCAAGGGCAGCTTCGCCAACGTGGTCGGCTCGATCAACTCGTTCCTCTTTGCTCCTGACGACCGCgaggccgtcgtcgccaaGATGGCCCACCCGGACACACACATCGTCTCCCTGACTATCACCGAATCCGGCTACTACTACAATGAGAACACGCACGAGCTCGTAAGCGAGCACCCGGACATCCAGTTTGACCTCGACCCTGCCAACGAAAAGACGCCGCGCACTACCTTTGGATTCCTCTACGCCGCCCTCGCCCGCCGCTTCAAGCAGGGCCTCAACCCGTTCACCGTTATGTCCTGTGACAACATGCAGAAGAACGGCGCGATCACGCGCCATATGCTTGAGTCTTTTGCCCGCCTGCGCAACCCGGAAATCGCCGAGTGGATCTCGAAGAAGGGCCACTTTCCCAACGCCATGGTTGACCGTATCACGCCGCAAACTGCTCCCGCTGACATCACCGCGCTCGCCAACGACTTTGGTATCCAGGACGACTGGCCCGTCGTCACGGAGCCGTTCATGGACTGGGTTATTGAAGACCACTTCTGCGACGGCCGCCCTCCCTTCGAGAAGGTTGGCGTCAAAGTCGTCAAGGATCTGCGCGCGGTCGAAGAGTATGAAAAGCACAAGCTCCGTCTCCTGAACGGGTCGCACTCGGCAATCGGATACGCAGGCCAGCTCGCCGGCTTCCAGTACGTCCACGAAGTTCTGCAGAATGACACGTACAAGAAGTTTCTCTGGCAGATGATGCAGGAGGAAGTCAAGCCTCTCCTCCCTGAGATCCCCGGTGTCGACATCGACGAGTACTGCCGCACCCTGATTGAGCGTTTCTCCAACCCGACTATCAAGGACCAGCTCCCCCGCATCTGCCTCAACGCCTCCGGCAAGATCCCTCAGTTCATCATGCCGTCCATCGCCGAGGCGATCTGGGTGACCGGACCTTTCCGCCGTCTGTGCTTTGTCGCCGCCGCCTGGTTCCGTTACCTGCACGGTGTTGACGATGCTGGCAACAAGTTCGACATCGAGGACCCCATgctcgaagagctgcaggcgAAGGCTAAAGCTGGAGGGCTGGAACCCCACGAGATCCTGAGCATCAAGAGCCTCTTCGGTGATGATCTTCGCGGTGACAAGCGCTTCTTGCAGGAGATCACCACGGCGATGCAGTTGATCGATCGCGATGGCGTGCTCAAGACGATGCCTAAGTACGTTGATTAA
- a CDS encoding uncharacterized protein (transcript_id=CADANIAT00010286), protein MPPGQPGTVRHENAIDGPRRLLALRRNAKYGL, encoded by the exons ATGCCTCCGGGACAACCGGGCACAGTAC GCCACGAGAATGCGATCGATGGTCCGAGGCGATTATTGGCATTGCGCCGAAACGCTAAGTATGGCTTGTGA
- a CDS encoding putative MFS lactose permease (transcript_id=CADANIAT00010287) — protein sequence MGEINEEKHDISVTEGAKVATMHGMTAEKPGATTKSVFNAELFAAINETKIERWSKTSIHLYCAVCIFVSFCCACANGYDGSLMGAVFAMDHYQATFNTGMTGQKVSVVTSLYTVGSMVATPFSAVISDNFGRRKCMFVGGWVIIIGSIVIATASTLAHFIVGRFILGFGIQIMVVSAPAYAAEISPPHWRGRAVGLYNCGWFGGSIPAACVTYGCNYIDSNWSWRVPFLLQCFASVIVIISVWFIPESPRWLIAHGKEEEAIAILAKYHGNGDPNARLVRLEADEMREGIRQDGIDKRWWDYRPFLLSHNGRWRFAQVIMISIFGQWSGNGLGYFNPAIYEALGYTSSSMQLLLNLVNSIVGAIGALTAVYYCDRMPRRTVLVWGTLGCAICMAVNAGVSQPLIPQRNAGETLDPTFGRTALAFYYLFQVVFSFTYTPLQGVVPAEALETTTRAKGLALSGFLVSGTSFISQYASPIALGNISTNYFWIFVGWDVVETACWYLFGVEAQGRTLEELEYIYNQPYPVKASKKRDRVVVQQDGHVTEKISADEA from the exons ATGGGTGAGATCAACGAAGAGAAGCATGATATCTCGGTCACCGAGGGGGCTAAGGTGGCCACGATGCATGGCATGACTGCGGAGAAGCCGGGGGCCACCACCAAGTCTGTCTTCAAT GCCGAGCTGTTCGCTGCCATCAATGAGACCAAGATCGAGAGATGGAGCAAGACCAGTATCCACCTATATT GCGCAGTCTGTATATTCGTCTCCTTCTGCTGTGCCTGCGCCAATGGCTATGACG GCTCGCTCATGggcgccgtcttcgccatgGACCACTACCAGGCCACCTTCAACACCGGCATGACCGGCCAGAAGGTCTCTGTCGTCACCTCGCTCTACACAGT TGGCTCAATGGTTGCAACTCCCTTTTCAGCTGTTATTTCCGACAATTTCGGCCGTCGCAAGTGCATGTTCGTAGGCGGATGGGTGATTATCATTGGATCTATCGTCATCGCAACGGCAAGCACCCTCGCTCATTTCATCGTCGGTCGTTTCATTCTCGGTTTCGGCATCCAGATTATGGTCGTGTCCGCCCCGGCCTACGCGGCAGAGATTTCGCCCCCTCACTGGCGCGGTCGTGCAGTCG GCTTGTATAACTGCGGCTGGTTCGGTGGCTCTATCCCCGCCGCGTGCGTGACCTACGGATGCAACTACATTGACAGCAACTGGTCATGGCGCGTGCCTTTCTTGTTGCAGTGCTTCGCCTCAGTTATCGTCATCATCTCCGTCTGGTTCATCCCTGAGTCCCCCCGTTGGCTCATCGCCCAcggcaaggaggaagaggcgatcGCCATCCTGGCCAAATACCACGGCAATGGCGACCCCAACGCTCGACTAGTGCGTCTAGAGGCTGATGAGATGCGTGAAGGTATTCGCCAGGACGGTATCGACAAGAGATGGTGGGATT ACCGtcccttcctcctttcccaCAACGGCCGCTGGCGATTTGCCCAGGTCATCATGATCTCCATCTTCGGTCAATGGTCCGGTAACGGTCTCGGATACTTCAACCCGGCCATCTACGAGGCCCTCGGCtacacctccagctccatgcAGCTCTTGCTCAACCTCGTCAACTCGATCGTGGGTGCAATCGGTGCTTTGACAGCTGTGTACTATTGCGACAGGATGCCCAGACGAACTGTGCTTGTATGGGGAACACTCG GCTGCGCCATTTGCATGGCCGTCAACGCTGGCGTTTCCCAGCCTCTGATCCCGCAGCGTAACGCAGGCGAAACCCTCGACCCGACCTTCGGCCGAACCGCGCTCGCCTTCTACTACCTCTTCCAGGttgtcttctccttcacctACACTCCTCTCCAGGGTGTTGTCCCTGCCGAAGCCCTGGAGACTACCACGCGCGCCAAGGGTCTCGCTCTGTCGGGATTCCTGGTCAGCGGAACAAGCTTCATTTCACAATATGCGTCGCCGATCGCGCTGGGCAATATCTCGACCAATTACTTCTGGATttttgtaggctgggatgtTGTGGAAACAGCTTGCTGGTACCTCTTTGG TGTCGAGGCCCAGGGCCGTACCCTCGAAGAACTCGAGTACATTTACAACCAGCCCTACCCAGTCAAGGCGTCCAAGAAGCGCGACCGCGTTGTTGTCCAGCAGGACGGCCACGTTACCGAGAAGATCTCAGCGGATGAGGCTTAG
- a CDS encoding oxidoreductase, short-chain dehydrogenase/reductase family (transcript_id=CADANIAT00010288): MAGVLFSPEKDIPNLSGKVILITGGTAGLGAAAAIHLAKHSPSHIYISGRNAKSADAVIQQTQKSGTKVSFLACDLASLDSIKKAADTILAQESRLDLLMCNAGIMAVPPGKTSDGYEVQFGTNHLGHALLIQKCLPLLQQTAALPGADVRVVILTSLGFRMHPSAGIVFSDLKSEQNFPAFGSWIRYGQSKLANILYARELARRYPSITSVSVHPGVVGTGLVENLGWAKRTFVYVTNLWKLMKPEEGKLEERAALRAGWDPVVQVG, from the exons ATGGCTGGCGTCTTGTTCTCCCCGGAGAAGGACATCCCCAACCTCTCAGGCAAGGTCATCCTAATCACTGGAG GAACGGCCGGTCTcggagcagcagcggccatCCATCTCGCCAAGCACTCTCCTTCGCATATTTACATCAGCGGCCGCAATGCGAAGAGTGCCGACGCCGTGATCCAGCAGACACAGAAATCAGGAACCAAGGTATCGTTTCTGGCGTGTGATCTGGCCTCCCTTGACTCGATTAAGAAGGCGGCCGACACCATCCTGGCCCAGGAATCCCGCCTCGATCTGCTCATGTGCAATGCCGGTATCATGGCGGTGCCGCCGGGCAAGACCAGCGACGGCTACGAGGTCCAATTCGGAACGAACCATCTCGGCCACGCTTTGTTGATCCAGAAGTGTCTGCCgctcctgcagcagacgGCCGCACTCCCCGGAGCCGATGTGCGCGTCGTCATCCTTACCTCGCTGGGGTTCCGCATGCACCCGAGTGCAGGGATTGTCTTCTCAGACCTGAAGAGTGAGCAGAACTTCCCTGCGTTTGGAAGCTGGATCCGCTACGGCCAGAGCAAGTTGGCCAATATCCTGTATGCGCGCGAGCTGGCCCGTCGCTATCCGTCTATCACTTCCGTGTCCGTCCATCCCGGCGTCGTTGGTACGGGTTTAGTGGAGAATCTAGGCTGGGCGAAACGCACGTTTGTCTATGTGACGAACCTGTGGAAGCTGATGAAACCGGAGGAGG GGAAACTTGAAGAACGGGCAGCTCTACGAGCCGGTTGGGATCCTGTCGTCCAAGTTGGATAA
- a CDS encoding CobW domain protein (transcript_id=CADANIAT00010289) encodes MIAKDGETRQLPVTLLSGFLGSGKTTLLEHILKSPSHGLRIAVIVNDMSSLNIDAALITHHKVSQTKEKLIQLQNGCICCTLRGDLLAELARLTKQKEVDYVVIESTGISEPMQVAETFTAEFSAAMLEVEGAQDVEGEGNSGASGLDEDDRKVLEEIARIGGLHTLARLDTTVTVIDTFNLLSNFDTAEFLSDRYGSNAIIPEDERTISDLMVDQIEFADVLIMNKIETVDEQTKNKIRRLIGMLNPDAKLIETSYSRVDVKEIIGTGRFDFLKAASGAGWLRSLHEMSVLTTGVGKRVAPRPETLEYGINNFVYMARRPFHPRRLFSLIHDKFILLQSLNKDEEDEKDEEDEYSNANTSESGEEDSDTEITDFSQPDQSLILANKRKSPFGPILRSKGFFWLATRPSHFGEWSQAGSMLTVGCGGPWFAEVPDKAWPEDKDVRGSIERDFQGEWGDRRQELVFIGEGLDVDAVTKLLNGCLLDDKDMARWEKVMRSKKLSMSEKAEKLAEMWEDGWEDWPEVEMEM; translated from the exons ATGATAGCCAAAGACGGAGAAACACGCCAACTCCCCGTCACCCTGCTCTCGGGGTTCCTG GGAAGCGGCAAGACAACCCTCCTTGAACATATATTGAAATCCCCCTCCCACGGTCTACGCATTGCAGTGATTGTTAACGACATGAGCTC TCTCAACATTGATGCAGCCCTGATAACGCACCATAAAGTCTCCCAAACGAAAGAAAAGCTCATTCAGCTGCAGAACGGGTGTATATGCTGTACATTACGCGGGGACTTGCTCGCCGAGCTGGCACGGCTTACCAAACAGAAAGAAGTTGATTACGTTGTCATCGAGAGTACGGGTATTAGCGAGCCGATGCAGGTAGCTGAGACTTTTACGGCGGAGTTTAGTGCTGCTATGCTGGAAGTTGAAGGGGCCCAAGATGTTGAGGGTGAGGGTAATAGCGGCGCGAGTGGATTGGACGAAGACGATAGGAAAGTTTTGGAAGAGAT AGCCAGAATCGGTGGCCTGCACACCCTCGCCCGCCTCGACACAACCGTCACCGTGATCGACaccttcaatctcctctccaacttcgATACAGCCGAGTTCCTAAGTGACCGATACGGGTCCAACGCAATCATCCCTGAAGATGAACGCACGATTTCCGATCTTATGGTCGACCAAATCGAGTTCGCTGACGTGCTGATCATGAACAAGATCGAGACTGTGGACGAGCAGACAAAGAACAAGATCAGGCGGTTAATTGGAATGCTGAATCCGGATGCGAAGCTTATCGAGACGAGCTATAGTCGTGTTGATGTGAAAGAGATTATTGGGACGGGCAGATTTGATTTCCTCAAGGCTGCGAGCGGGGCGGGATGGTTGAGGAGTTTGCATGAGATGAGTGTCCTTACGACTGGAGTTGGGAAAAGGGTTGCGCCTAGGCCGGAGACCTTGGA GTATGGGATCAATAACTTCGTCTACATGGCTAGACGGCCATTTCATCCACGTCGACTGTTCTCTCTCATCCACGACAAATTCATCCTCCTTCAATCCCTAAACA aagacgaggaggatgagaaggatgaggaggatgagtatTCCAACGCTAACACCTCAGAAtcaggagaggaagacagCGATACTGAAATCACTGACTTCTCCCAGCCCGATCAATCCCTGATCCTCGCCAACAAGCGCAAAAGTCCCTTCGGCCCCATCCTCCGCTCAAAAGGCTTCTTCTGGCTTGCTACTCGACCCAGCCACTTTGGTGAATGGAGCCAGGCCGGCTCCATGTTGACAGTTGGCTGCGGAGGACCATGGTTCGCAGAGGTCCCTGACAAGGCATGGCCAGAGGATAAAGATGTAAGAGGTTCTATTGAGCGGGATTTCCAGGGTGAATGGGGCGATAGGAGACAGGAGCTTGTGTTTATCGGCGAGGGGCTGGACGTGGACGCTGTAACGAAGCTGCTTAATGGGTGTCTGCTTGATGACAAGGATATGGCAAGGTGGGAGAAGGTTATGAGGAGTAAGAAACTGTCAATGAGTGAGAAAGCGGAAAAGTTGGCAGAGATGTGGGAGGATGGGTGGGAAGACTGGCCGGAAgttgagatggagatgtag
- a CDS encoding inorganic phosphate transporter (transcript_id=CADANIAT00010290), whose product MALHQYDWILALGTIFAFLDAWNIGANDVANSWATSVSSRSVKYWQAMVLATIMEFAGGIGVGATVSDTIRTKVVDVDLFENNPALLMLGMLCALVGSSTYLTFATRIGLPVSTTHSIMGGVIGMGVALVGADGVKWWGGNINSGVVQVFLAWVIAPFISAAFAAIIFLLTKYLILLRSNPARKALYTIPFYFFVTCTLLAMLIVWKGGSSRIKLEGNEIAGTVVGTGAVMAALAAFFLVPWLYRRVILDDWAIRPWHLLLGPLVLRRGEVPPRPEGVKTVQNYYRGHKTFEQIQAERAAGNDVETANKSTPATSTEGSPEIEPKADPRVLASEPDSEPDAINISGPRPEGGNFHPAVLFWQAKRLFFRGIEKDVVSMQNKRNILTGDIEMTHAHADHFENRAEYMFSFLQVLTASTASFAHGANDLSNAVGPYATIYSIWRTASLSGSGGSGKTDVPYWILAFGGASLVIGLWTYGYNIMRNLGNFITLHSPSRGFTMELGSAITIIMATKLKLPVSTTQCITGATVGVGLCNGTYKTINWRMVAWIYMGWIITLPVTGIISGCITGIIINAPRWGYQG is encoded by the exons ATGGCTCTTCACCAGTACGACTGGATTCTCGCCCTGGGTACaatcttcgccttcctcgacgCCTGGAACATTGGCGCCAATGATGTCGCCAATTCGTGGGCTACCTCGGTCTCCTCCCGGTCCGTCAAGTACTGGCAGGCCATGGTACTGGCGACAATCATGGAGTTTGCTGGAGG TATCGGCGTAGGCGCAACCGTATCAGACACCATCCGCACAAAGGTCGTCGACGTCGATCTCTTCGAAAACAATCCAGCCCTCCTCATGCTTGGCATGCTCTGCGCCCTCGTCGGCTCCTCCACCTACCTCACCTTCGCCACCCGCATTGGTCTGCCGGTTTCGACGACGCACTCGATTATGGGTGGTGTTATTGGCATGGGTGTCGCGCTCGTCGGCGCCGATGGCGTTAAGTGGTGGGGTGGAAATATCAATTCGGGCGTCGTCCAggtcttcctcgcctgggTTATTGCTCCGTTTATTTCCGCGGCCTTTGCAGCCATTATCTTCCTGCTCACAAAGTACCTGATTCTGCTGCGCAGCAATCCTGCTCGCAAGGCCCTCTACACGATTCCCTTCTATTTCTTCGTGACCTGTACCCTCCTCGCCATGCTCATCGTGTGGAAGGGCGGTTCGAGTCGTATCAAGCTTGAGGGCAACGAGATTGCAGGGACAGTTGTCGGTACCGGTGCCGTTATGGCTGCCCTCGCTgcattcttccttgtcccaTGGCTTTACCGCCGTGTCATTCTCGATGACTGGGCGATCCGCCCCTGGCACCTCCTGCTCGGCCCCCTCGTCCTCCGCCGTGGTGAAGTCCCCCCTCGTCCCGAAGGTGTTAAGACCGTGCAAAACTACTACCGCGGCCACAAGACCTTCGAACAAATCCAGGCTGAGCGTGCAGCTGGCAACGACGTTGAGACCGCTAACAAATCCACCCCGGCCACTAGCACCGAGGGATCACCCGAGATCGAACCAAAGGCCGACCCGCGTGTGCTTGCGTCAGAGCCGGACTCGGAACCTGacgccatcaacatcagcgGTCCCCGTCCAGAAGGCGGCAACTTCCACCCGGCCGTGCTATTCTGGCAGGCGAAgcggctcttcttccgcggtaTTGAGAAAGACGTCGTGTCAATGCAGAACAAGCGCAATATCCTCACCGGCGACATAGAGATGACCCATGCCCACGCTGACCACTTCGAAAACCGTGCTGAGTACATGTTCTCATTCCTGCAAGTATTGACCGCTTCAACTGCTTCCTTCGCTCACGGCGCCAATGATCTGTCCAA TGCCGTTGGTCCTTACGCCACAATCTACAGTATCTGGCGCACCGCCTCTTTGAGTGGATCCGGCGGCAGCGGGAAGACTGATGTCCCCTATTGGATCCT TGCCTTTGGTGGTGCCTCGCTGGTCATCGGTCTTTGGACCTACGGGTACAATATTATGCGTAACCTGGGAAACTTTATCACATTACACAGTCCCTCTCGCGGCTTCACAATGGAGCTCGGGTCCGCCATCacgatcatcatggccacGAAGCTAAAGCTGCCTGTTTCCACGACGCAGTGTATCACTGGTGCAACCGTGGGCGTCGGTCTCTGCAACGGGACATACAAGACGATTAACTGGCGCATGGTTGCATGGATCTATATGGGCTGGATTATTACGCTGCCTGTGACGGGAATTATCTCGGGATGCATCACAGGAATTATTATTAATGCACCGCGGTGGGGATACCAGGGGTAA
- a CDS encoding uncharacterized protein (transcript_id=CADANIAT00010291) — protein MLMWHLCQPGERDIVVVQARTLTPSQISTRRRRPNHKAGLQTCTRGTLLRIGLGKWRRSGSDRETQQAEMSRVTIPTSRRPRNEKPLAGATPEKSHAQAMPTMSNELDYRSASLGRSSTTTAIESTSKRSSFSIPSKKQNQKLTELRPKGPLVLVAPASSIEFKRKQHAQAQKLQRDRMKSALDRMARMLATGTGGVHAGTASCGTKAELVEAAVEYIERLHGQLEELRASHATERTSINAKQAKSPYERSREDTDAQITGFPEDGPRFPFMDRDWSRWPSK, from the exons ATGCTCATGTGGCATCTATGCCAGCCAGGCGAGAGGGATATCGTTGTCGTCCAAGCACGAACCCTAACCCCCT CACAAATCTCGACGAGGCGCAGGAGACCCAATCACAAGGCGGGCCTCCAAACGTGCACACGCGGAACGCTGCTCCGCATAGGTTTGGGGAAATGGCGACGGTCTGGGTCGGATAGAGAGACGCAGCAAGCAGAGATGAGTCGTGTCACCAT CCCTACGTCCAGGCGACCAAGAAATGAGAAGCCCTTGGCAGGTGCAACTCCAGAAAAGTCCCACGCACAAGCAATGCCAACCATGTCAAACGAGCTTGATTATCGATCTGCATCGCTGGGCCGGTCAAGCACAACTACAGCAATAGAATCCACAAGCAAACGATCATCATTCTCGATACCGAGCAAAAAGCAAAATCAAAAGCTGACTGAGTTGCGCCCGAAAG GCCCACTGGTCCTTGTCGCCCCGGCAAGCTCAATTGAATTCAAACGAAAGCAGCATGCACAAGCGCAGAAGCTGCAGCGGGACCGCATGAAATCCGCCTTAGACCGCATGGCGCGGATGCTGGCGACGGGCACTGGTGGTGTGCATGCAGGGACAGCAAGTTGTGGGACGAAG GCAGAATTAGTCGAGGCAGCCGTAGAATATATCGAACGGTTGCATGGACAGCTTGAGGAGCTGAGGGCGAGCCACGCGACTGAGCGTACTAG TATCAACGCCAAGCAGGCCAAGAGCCCATACGAAAGAAGTAGAGAGGATACAGACGCCCAAATCACGGGCTTCCCCGAGGATGGACCACGTTTTCCGTTCATGGACCGTGATTGGTCTCGTTGGCCCTCCAAGTGA
- the admA gene encoding ADAM family of metalloprotease ADM-A (transcript_id=CADANIAT00010293) — protein sequence MKVLVLSLSVQLVYIACIFLSGLVHAYSVRSVSSTNVTNAVLQDIAIYTFGQRISSTTPFNLSFTLDSEEWIVKLALEPNHDLIIQEPHINFHAGGEVQRTEVIRREHHKVFRGAAFVQSARYQWEKAGWARINIVRDGLSPLFTGAFTISGRQYDIKLESVRPGHFAAETETQIVAYRDTQDDINPIHASTTPSWSSPDVLQKRQFILDASDFVDSIGDDSGCPTNRQIALIGIATDCSFTASFDSSEELIQSLVSMVNTASEVFESSFNIALSFHNLTIMESGCPSTPSDDEPWNAGCSAGDLNWRLNEFSSWRSQLRGDDNAYWTLMTGCPTGTEVGVSWVGELCDSDMGANVVASAANQWQVFAHESAHTFGAYHDCDSSTCSLSGSSRQCCPLSESSCNAGGDYLMNPISAASQSEFSPCTIGNVCSSIGSRRVSMRCLTTNTNTPTISAGECGNGIVEAGEECDCGDECDGNECCDGSTCQFRGDAVCDSSSGDGGCCRDCQFLSAGTVCRAAVGECDIEETCSGNSGDCPDDETEDDGSSCGDDGEELFCASGRCTSRDLQCQEQISGDNSTISSCDNGADTCILSCSSPFATGSCSNAGTVLDGTPCDGGLCSGGVCQSSTRDYADVRSWVDRHRALVIGLSAGIGGFLVLVILVCLVCCCCRRRRPKSMSPVLMQPPLRPAAAARQMYMPPPAYSPRPVNGVEMASTPYFRYA from the exons ATGAAAGTTCTGGTGCTTTCCCTCTCTGTGCAGCTGGTATACATCGCTTGTATATTCTTATCCGGGCTAGTGCATG CATACTCGGTCCGCTCCGTGTCATCCACCAATGTCACCAACGCTGTCCTCCAAGACATTGCCATCTACACCTTCGGCCAACGCATTAGCTCGACCACGCCTTTCAACCTCAGTTTCACTCTCGATTCCGAAGAATGGATAGTAAAGCTAGCCCTAGAGCCAAACCATGACCTCATCATCCAGGAACCCCATATCAACTTCCATGCTGGCGGCGAGGTCCAACGAACGGAGGTTATACGAAGAGAGCATCACAAGGTCTTTCGGGGCGCTGCTTTTGTTCAGTCAGCCAGGTACCAGTGGGAGAAGGCCGGATGGGCAAGGATCAACATTGTTCGGGATGGATTGAGTCCGCTTTTTACAGGGGCGTTCACTATCTCAGGAAGGCAGTATGATATCAAACTCGAATCGGTTAGACCAGGGCATTTCGCAGCGGAGACAGAGACTCAAATCGTGGCTTACAGAGACACTCAAGACGACATCAACCCCATCCATGCATCTACAACACCCTCCTGGTCGAGTCCTGATGTTCTGCAAAAACGCCAATTCATCCTCGATGCCTCCGACTTTGTCGATTCCATTGGCGACGACTCAGGCTGCCCGACAAATCGCCAAATCGCCCTCATAGGAATTGCCACAGACTGCAGCTTTACGGCCTCCTTCGACAGCAGCGAAGAACTTATTCAGTCCCTTGTATCCATGGTCAACACAGCCTCCGAGGTGTTCGAGTCCTCATTCAACATCGCGCTCAGCTTCCATAACCTCACGATCATGGAATCCGGATGTCCATCGACACCAAGTGATGACGAGCCTTGGAATGCGGGATGTTCAGCGGGCGACCTGAACTGGCGCCTCAACGAATTTTCCTCCTGGAGAAGTCAGCTACGTGGCGATGATAACGCCTACTGGACGCTTATGACGGGATGCCCAACGGGTACCGAAGTAGGCGTTTCCTGGGTAGGAGAACTATGTGATTCCGACATGGGTGCGAATGTCGTTGCGAGCGCGGCGAATCAGTGGCAGGTTTTTGC ACACGAATCGGCGCACACATTCGGCGCATACCACGACTGCGACTCCAGTACATGCTCACTTTCCGGTAGCAGTCGACAGTGCTGTCCCCTCTCAGAATCATCCTGCAATGCAGGCGGCGACTATCTCATGAACCCGATCTCGGCGGCGTCGCAGTCTGAGTTTTCGCCATGTACAATCGGGAATGTATGTTCATCGATCGGGTCGAGGAGGGTGAGCATGCGGTGTTTAACGACGAACACCAACACGCCAACCATCTCAGCAGGCGAGTGCGGGAACGGAATCGTGGAAGCTGGCGAGGAATGTGATTGCGGAGATGAGTGTGATGGGAATGAATGCTGTGATGGCTCAACTTGTCAATTTAGAGGGGATGCCGTTTGCGATTCTTCCTCTGGtgatggaggatgttgccGGGATTGCCAGTTCCTCTCAGCCGGAACGGTCTGCCGTGCTGCCGTTGGCGAGTGCGATATTGAAGAGACTTGTTCTGGTAACTCGGGCGATTGTCCAGATGATGAGACGGAGGATGATGGGTCGAGTTGTGGAGATGACGGCGAGGAGCTCTTCTGCGCGAGTGGACGGTGCACGAGTCGGGATTTACAATGTCAGGAGCAGATTAGCGGAGATAACTCGACTATATCATCCTGCGATAACGGTGCCGATACCTGTatcctctcctgctcctcgcctTTCGCTACTGGCTCCTGCTCTAATGCCGGGACCGTCCTGGACGGGACACCCTGCGACGGGGGGCTCTGTTCGGGGGGCGTATGTCAGAGCTCTACACGGGATTATGCGGATGTTCGGTCGTGGGTTGATCGGCACCGAGCACTGGTCATTGGTCTTTCGGCAGGTATTGGGGGGTTTCTCGTTCTCGTGATTTTGGTATGCCTTGtatgttgttgctgtcgacGGCGGAGGCCAAAGAGTATGAGCCCTGTACTGATGCAACCACCCCTCcgtcctgctgctgcggcaaGGCAAATGTATATGCCTCCCCCGGCATACTCGCCTCGGCCTGTTAACGGGGTGGAGATGGCGTCGACGCCGTATTTCCGGTATGCATGA